A portion of the Leifsonia sp. EB41 genome contains these proteins:
- a CDS encoding M20 family metallopeptidase produces the protein MSDTGLSDVATATSLKDRARALVDADVPSLVALSEALHADPETAWNEHRSSARLQEALAYRGFAVTPAYLGLDTAFLATAGAGPIRIGVCAEYDALPGLGHACGHNLIAAIAVGVASALAPLADELGITVEVYGTPAEEGGGGKIELLDRGAFAGLDLAVMAHPGPVDVAEARPFAVAHSHVRYDGKAAHAGAYPEEGVNANDAFVVAQVAIGLLRQQLPHSARVHGIQTVGGQAPNAIPDRTEGRWYVRAETLGELARIEEKVNRCFEAGALASGTTLTITPESKPYSEFRNDERALALYRANAEALGRVFDGSSAAGRMNRASTDMGNVSQVVPAIHPYIGVGSLPATNHQPEFAAACVGPLAEKALRDAAVALAQTVVDFAS, from the coding sequence ATGAGTGACACTGGGCTGAGTGACGTCGCGACGGCGACGTCGCTGAAGGACCGCGCCCGCGCTCTCGTCGACGCCGACGTCCCGTCGCTCGTCGCCCTCTCCGAGGCGCTGCACGCCGATCCGGAGACGGCCTGGAACGAGCACCGCTCCAGCGCCCGCCTCCAGGAGGCGCTCGCCTACCGCGGCTTCGCCGTGACGCCCGCGTACCTCGGCCTGGACACCGCGTTCCTCGCCACCGCAGGCGCCGGCCCGATCCGCATCGGCGTCTGCGCCGAGTACGACGCCCTCCCCGGCCTCGGACACGCCTGCGGCCACAACCTCATCGCCGCGATCGCGGTCGGTGTCGCCTCCGCTCTGGCCCCGCTCGCCGACGAGCTCGGCATCACCGTGGAGGTCTACGGCACCCCGGCAGAGGAGGGCGGCGGCGGCAAGATCGAGTTGCTCGACCGCGGCGCGTTCGCCGGCCTCGATCTCGCCGTGATGGCGCACCCGGGCCCGGTGGACGTCGCCGAGGCTCGCCCGTTCGCGGTCGCGCACTCGCACGTCCGGTACGACGGAAAGGCCGCGCACGCCGGCGCCTATCCGGAGGAGGGCGTCAACGCCAACGACGCCTTCGTGGTCGCGCAGGTCGCGATCGGACTGCTGCGCCAGCAGCTCCCGCACTCGGCGCGCGTGCACGGCATCCAGACGGTCGGGGGTCAGGCGCCCAACGCCATCCCGGACCGCACCGAGGGCCGCTGGTACGTCCGAGCCGAGACGCTGGGCGAGCTGGCGCGCATCGAGGAGAAGGTGAACCGCTGCTTCGAGGCGGGCGCGCTCGCCTCCGGCACGACCCTCACGATCACGCCGGAGAGCAAGCCGTACTCCGAGTTCCGCAACGACGAGCGCGCGCTCGCGCTGTACCGGGCGAACGCGGAGGCGCTCGGCCGGGTCTTCGACGGCTCGTCCGCCGCGGGCCGGATGAACCGCGCCTCCACCGACATGGGCAACGTCTCGCAGGTCGTCCCCGCCATCCACCCGTACATCGGCGTCGGCAGCCTCCCGGCCACCAACCACCAGCCCGAGTTCGCCGCCGCGTGCGTCGGCCCGCTGGCCGAGAAGGCGCTGCGGGACGCCGCCGTCGCGCTCGCGCAGACCGTCGTGGACTTCGCCTCGTGA
- a CDS encoding aspartate ammonia-lyase: MTTRTEHDSLGPVEVPADAYWGAHTQRAVENFPISGRGIGTYPELVTALALVKQAAARANAEIGMLEPSVADVVDAACQDIVDGGLHDQFVVDLIQGGAGTSTNMNANEVIANRALERLGHPRGRYDVIHPLDHVNRSQSTNDVYPTAVKVALTIGLRRLIAEHALLAAAFRAKGTEFRDHVKIGRTQLQDAVPMTLGQEFTAFAVTMDEDNLRLTETIPLLAEINLGATAIGTGITASPGYAPAVARHLAALTALPLVTASDLIEATSDTGVFMLVSAALKRAAIKLSKISSDLRLLSSGPQFGFGELHLPPRQAGSSIMPGKVNPVIPEVVNQVAFAIAGADVSITMAADNGQLQLNAFEPVIANALLQGLTWLTNACRTLRVNCVDGIQADAELLRARVASSVGLVTALTPRIGYTTAAQIAHEALETGGDVRAAIVGRGLLTAEEYDAITDPRVLTGMR, from the coding sequence GTGACCACCCGCACCGAGCACGACTCGCTCGGCCCCGTCGAGGTCCCGGCCGACGCCTACTGGGGCGCCCACACGCAGCGTGCCGTGGAGAACTTCCCGATCTCCGGGCGGGGGATCGGGACGTATCCCGAACTCGTGACGGCGCTGGCGCTGGTCAAGCAGGCGGCCGCGCGGGCGAACGCGGAGATCGGGATGCTGGAACCGTCGGTCGCCGACGTCGTCGACGCGGCCTGCCAGGACATCGTGGACGGCGGCCTCCACGACCAGTTCGTGGTCGACCTGATCCAGGGCGGCGCGGGCACCTCCACGAACATGAATGCCAACGAGGTCATCGCGAACCGCGCGCTCGAACGCCTCGGGCATCCGCGCGGGAGGTACGACGTCATCCACCCGCTGGACCACGTCAACCGCAGCCAGAGCACCAACGACGTGTACCCGACCGCTGTCAAGGTCGCTCTCACCATCGGGCTGCGGCGACTGATCGCCGAGCACGCACTGCTGGCCGCGGCGTTCCGCGCCAAGGGGACGGAGTTCCGCGACCACGTGAAGATCGGCCGCACCCAGCTCCAGGACGCCGTGCCGATGACCCTCGGCCAGGAGTTCACGGCGTTCGCGGTGACGATGGACGAGGACAACCTCCGGTTGACCGAGACCATCCCGCTGCTCGCGGAGATCAACCTCGGAGCGACCGCGATCGGCACCGGCATCACCGCCTCGCCCGGCTACGCCCCCGCGGTCGCGCGGCACCTCGCCGCGCTGACCGCCCTCCCGCTGGTCACGGCGTCCGACCTGATCGAGGCGACGTCGGACACCGGCGTCTTCATGCTCGTCTCCGCCGCGCTGAAGCGCGCCGCGATCAAGCTCTCGAAGATCTCCTCGGACCTGCGCCTGCTGTCCAGCGGCCCCCAGTTCGGGTTCGGCGAGCTGCACCTCCCACCCCGGCAGGCCGGCTCGTCGATCATGCCGGGCAAGGTCAACCCGGTGATCCCGGAGGTCGTCAACCAGGTCGCGTTCGCGATCGCGGGAGCCGACGTGTCGATCACGATGGCGGCCGACAACGGCCAGCTCCAGCTCAACGCGTTCGAGCCCGTCATCGCCAACGCGCTGCTGCAGGGGCTCACCTGGCTGACGAACGCGTGCCGGACGCTGCGCGTCAACTGCGTGGACGGGATCCAGGCCGACGCGGAGCTGCTGCGGGCGCGCGTGGCGTCGTCGGTCGGGCTCGTCACGGCGCTGACGCCACGGATCGGCTACACGACGGCCGCGCAGATCGCGCACGAGGCGCTGGAGACCGGGGGAGACGTGCGCGCGGCGATCGTCGGGCGCGGGCTGCTGACGGCGGAGGAGTACGACGCGATCACGGACCCGCGGGTGTTGACCGGCATGCGCTGA
- a CDS encoding PIN domain-containing protein: protein MRALLDTNVVISGGYIIPEGITDVAICSVSYAELEQGLVMPGLDPSVLADRKLQVLEIRQAFGSGLPFDDVAAMYYGRIVEAVHAAGRSPRGRIADLMIAAVARAHGAAIVTHNVADFAGLERIVRVIPAD, encoded by the coding sequence GTGAGGGCCCTGCTCGACACCAACGTCGTCATCAGCGGCGGCTACATTATCCCGGAGGGGATCACCGACGTCGCGATCTGCTCCGTCTCCTACGCCGAGCTCGAGCAGGGACTCGTGATGCCTGGCCTCGACCCGTCGGTGCTCGCCGACCGCAAGCTCCAGGTCCTCGAGATCCGGCAGGCGTTCGGGAGCGGCCTCCCGTTCGACGATGTCGCAGCGATGTACTACGGGCGCATCGTCGAGGCGGTGCACGCAGCCGGCAGGTCGCCCCGCGGTCGGATCGCCGACCTGATGATCGCCGCGGTCGCCCGGGCGCACGGCGCCGCGATCGTCACGCACAATGTCGCCGACTTCGCCGGCCTCGAACGTATCGTCCGTGTGATCCCTGCCGACTGA
- a CDS encoding type II toxin-antitoxin system Phd/YefM family antitoxin, translated as MISTIDDHSITVGQLRQNPTKMLADVQSGERYVVTNHGRPIADVVPHVESAWVPVDRVAALLRRSGDEDWARELQDQRAEQDLRDPWQ; from the coding sequence ATGATTTCGACCATCGATGACCACAGCATCACCGTCGGGCAGCTTCGTCAGAACCCGACGAAGATGCTCGCCGACGTCCAGAGCGGCGAGCGCTACGTGGTGACCAATCATGGTCGTCCGATCGCCGACGTCGTGCCCCACGTCGAATCGGCGTGGGTCCCGGTCGACCGGGTCGCGGCGCTTCTCCGGCGCAGCGGCGACGAGGACTGGGCGCGCGAGCTCCAGGACCAGCGGGCCGAGCAGGATCTGCGGGACCCCTGGCAGTGA
- a CDS encoding TetR/AcrR family transcriptional regulator — MPKIVDHDQRRRDIVDAYLRVLARTGVAGTHGRSVAADLGVVPGTLWHYFDSVEQIAEAAAQRGVERTLERIAARTADARGLTALLAIAEEILPTSAVTREEARVVVAFWGQVHPGSDPRSAFGRTREFTDLTRTALAQAVADGELVGTTPVEPLVRLLDSIYAGEQVIWAAESVEDDVSRVRATFAMAVLPWVVESGSPAAGTLQDWADVGTTP; from the coding sequence GTGCCGAAGATCGTCGATCACGACCAGCGCCGCCGCGACATCGTGGACGCCTACCTGCGCGTGCTCGCGCGCACCGGCGTCGCGGGGACGCACGGCCGGTCCGTCGCGGCCGACCTCGGCGTGGTCCCCGGCACGCTCTGGCACTACTTCGACTCGGTGGAGCAGATCGCGGAGGCAGCGGCCCAGCGGGGAGTCGAGCGCACGCTGGAGCGGATCGCGGCCCGCACCGCCGACGCCCGCGGGCTCACGGCACTGCTCGCGATCGCGGAGGAGATCCTGCCGACGTCCGCAGTGACCCGCGAGGAGGCGCGCGTGGTGGTGGCGTTCTGGGGCCAGGTGCACCCGGGCTCCGACCCGCGCTCGGCGTTCGGCCGCACGCGCGAGTTCACCGACCTCACCCGCACCGCGCTCGCGCAAGCGGTGGCCGACGGCGAGCTCGTGGGCACCACTCCGGTGGAACCGCTGGTGCGCCTGCTCGACTCGATCTACGCGGGCGAGCAGGTGATCTGGGCCGCGGAGTCCGTGGAGGACGACGTCAGCCGGGTGCGGGCGACTTTCGCGATGGCGGTGCTGCCGTGGGTGGTCGAGAGCGGGTCCCCGGCCGCGGGAACACTGCAGGACTGGGCGGATGTCGGCACAACGCCGTAG
- a CDS encoding primary-amine oxidase → MSLTIATATSHPLAALTGAEIDRAREVFAAAGLVTEHTRFTYVMLREPHKRDVLDPDRAAALHREVEALLLDFSTGAVTQAVADITAGEVVHTRELDPVTEGTAPVLDEEFTLVDEIVKADAGWVAALAKRGIHDVSTVRTCPLTAGHFDYDDEEGRRMFRVLAFVQQSPSDLPWAHPIDGVVAHVDTLSRSVIRLVETPIDTVPMESGDYLDSEVTGPLRTSLKPIEITQPEGVSFQYREGMLSWENWDLRVGFNGREGLTLHDVAFTYQQERRPILYRASISEMVVNYADPTPIHGWQNYYDAGEYQFGRLANSLELGCDCLGDIFYLDAVVADDFCRPRTIRNAICIHEEDYGILWKHTDEFTHTSEARRQRRLVVSFFTTVGNYDYGFYFYFYLDGTFEVEAKATGIVFTGAHDGGDDPYSTPLAPGLGAPVHQHMFCARLDMTVDGVANSVDEIDVARVPVSAGNPWGSAIGRTITRLSSESDAVRDADGSVGRVWSISSASRRNRVGRPTSYVLHPSSEPALFTADEAHQRRRAGFAAHHLWVTQYEPSEMWAAGYAVNLHPGGAGLPAYVAQNRPLDGEDIVVWHTFGLTHFPRLEDWPIMPVDYAGFTLKPYGFFDRNPTLDVPRSASSCHSPDAAASTSASCGADCTCGH, encoded by the coding sequence ATGTCCCTGACGATCGCCACCGCGACCTCCCACCCGCTCGCCGCGCTCACCGGGGCCGAGATCGACCGCGCCCGGGAGGTGTTCGCCGCCGCCGGCCTCGTGACCGAGCACACCCGGTTCACCTACGTCATGCTGCGCGAGCCGCACAAGCGCGACGTCCTCGATCCCGACCGCGCTGCGGCGCTGCATCGCGAGGTGGAGGCCCTGCTGCTCGACTTCTCGACCGGCGCCGTCACCCAGGCCGTCGCGGACATCACCGCGGGGGAGGTCGTCCACACCCGCGAGCTCGACCCCGTCACCGAGGGCACCGCCCCCGTCCTGGACGAGGAGTTCACCCTCGTGGACGAGATCGTCAAGGCCGACGCCGGCTGGGTCGCCGCCCTCGCCAAGCGCGGCATCCACGACGTCAGCACCGTCCGCACCTGCCCGCTGACCGCCGGCCACTTCGACTACGACGACGAGGAGGGCCGCCGGATGTTCCGCGTGCTCGCGTTCGTCCAGCAGAGCCCGTCCGACCTCCCGTGGGCTCACCCGATCGACGGCGTGGTCGCGCACGTCGACACCCTCTCGCGCTCGGTGATCCGCCTGGTCGAGACCCCGATCGACACGGTCCCGATGGAGTCCGGCGACTACCTCGACTCCGAGGTCACCGGCCCGCTGCGCACCTCGCTCAAGCCGATCGAGATCACCCAGCCGGAGGGCGTCAGCTTCCAGTACCGGGAAGGCATGCTGAGCTGGGAGAACTGGGACCTCCGTGTCGGCTTCAACGGCCGCGAGGGACTCACCCTCCACGACGTCGCGTTCACCTACCAGCAGGAGCGCCGCCCGATCCTGTACCGGGCGTCCATCTCGGAGATGGTCGTCAACTACGCCGACCCGACGCCCATCCACGGCTGGCAGAACTACTACGACGCCGGCGAGTACCAGTTCGGCCGCCTCGCGAACTCGCTGGAGCTCGGCTGCGACTGCCTCGGCGACATCTTCTACCTGGACGCTGTGGTCGCCGACGACTTCTGCCGTCCGCGCACCATCCGGAACGCGATCTGCATCCACGAGGAGGACTACGGCATCCTCTGGAAGCACACCGACGAGTTCACCCACACCTCGGAGGCCCGCCGCCAGCGCCGCCTGGTCGTCTCGTTCTTCACGACCGTCGGCAACTACGACTACGGCTTCTACTTCTACTTCTACCTGGACGGGACGTTCGAGGTGGAGGCCAAGGCCACCGGGATCGTGTTCACCGGCGCCCACGACGGCGGCGACGACCCGTACTCCACCCCGCTCGCGCCGGGACTCGGAGCGCCCGTGCACCAGCACATGTTCTGCGCCCGGCTCGACATGACCGTGGACGGCGTGGCCAACTCCGTTGACGAGATCGACGTCGCCCGCGTCCCCGTGTCGGCGGGCAACCCGTGGGGGAGCGCGATCGGGCGGACCATCACCCGGCTGTCGTCGGAGTCCGACGCCGTGCGCGACGCCGACGGCTCCGTGGGCCGGGTGTGGTCGATCAGCAGCGCCTCCCGCCGCAACCGCGTCGGGCGCCCGACCAGTTACGTGCTGCACCCGTCGTCGGAGCCTGCACTGTTCACAGCGGACGAGGCGCACCAGCGCCGCCGCGCGGGCTTCGCCGCTCACCACCTCTGGGTCACGCAGTACGAGCCGTCCGAGATGTGGGCGGCCGGTTACGCAGTGAACCTGCACCCGGGCGGCGCCGGCCTCCCCGCGTACGTCGCCCAGAACCGCCCGCTCGACGGCGAGGACATCGTCGTCTGGCACACGTTCGGCCTGACGCACTTCCCGCGTCTGGAGGACTGGCCGATCATGCCGGTCGACTACGCCGGGTTCACGCTGAAGCCGTACGGGTTCTTCGACCGGAACCCGACGCTGGACGTGCCGCGGTCGGCGTCGTCCTGCCACTCGCCGGATGCGGCAGCCTCCACCTCCGCCTCCTGCGGCGCCGATTGCACCTGCGGCCACTGA
- a CDS encoding DUF6457 domain-containing protein: MEPQELDAWAGAAARRLGVSLEPGDVSALLDLARDAAHGVTRPAAPLTAYIAGLAVGSGRSLEDVARELRVAIAEAAQGDEG, encoded by the coding sequence ATGGAACCGCAGGAACTCGACGCCTGGGCAGGAGCTGCCGCGCGGCGACTCGGGGTGAGTCTCGAGCCGGGCGATGTGTCCGCGCTGCTCGACCTCGCCCGGGATGCCGCCCACGGGGTGACCCGGCCGGCGGCGCCGCTCACGGCCTACATCGCCGGCCTGGCCGTCGGGTCGGGGCGGTCGCTGGAAGATGTCGCTCGCGAGCTGCGGGTGGCGATCGCGGAGGCCGCGCAGGGCGACGAGGGCTGA
- a CDS encoding molybdenum cofactor guanylyltransferase, with protein MALPPPPPAAIVIAGGRSSRFGSDKLLAEIDGRTLLQRTMEAVSGCATVVLVSATNETVPRGVVTVSEYPRWGGPCAGIAAGVAALPETTTETLIVSADLARPALAVAALHAIESGVLADQDGNAQWLLARVPVAALRTQLDELEATGGTAGRPARALIGHLGLPTVRAHRDAVADIDERHDLERVKEH; from the coding sequence GTGGCTCTCCCTCCCCCGCCGCCCGCCGCCATCGTCATCGCCGGCGGCCGCTCGTCGCGTTTCGGCAGCGACAAGCTGCTGGCCGAGATCGACGGCCGCACACTGCTGCAGCGGACGATGGAGGCTGTCAGCGGCTGCGCGACGGTCGTCCTGGTGTCCGCGACCAACGAGACCGTGCCGCGCGGGGTCGTGACCGTGTCCGAGTATCCGCGGTGGGGCGGGCCGTGCGCCGGCATCGCGGCGGGCGTCGCGGCGCTGCCTGAGACGACCACCGAGACGCTCATCGTCTCGGCAGATCTTGCACGACCGGCCCTCGCCGTCGCCGCGCTGCACGCCATCGAGTCGGGCGTGCTCGCCGACCAGGACGGCAATGCGCAGTGGCTGCTCGCGCGCGTCCCGGTCGCGGCGCTCCGGACGCAGCTCGATGAGCTGGAGGCCACCGGCGGCACCGCCGGGCGGCCCGCCCGCGCACTGATCGGCCACCTCGGCCTTCCGACCGTCCGCGCCCACCGCGACGCGGTCGCGGACATCGACGAACGGCACGACCTCGAACGAGTGAAGGAGCACTGA
- a CDS encoding PLD nuclease N-terminal domain-containing protein: MLSGLTGWHVMVVLSFWIVPFVLWLIAIVQIAKSKAAAGPVVAWVVLVTLIPVVGAIVWFAIGRRSLRDSGSAGGAAG; encoded by the coding sequence ATGCTCTCTGGACTCACCGGTTGGCACGTGATGGTCGTGCTGTCGTTCTGGATCGTGCCGTTCGTGCTGTGGCTGATCGCGATCGTGCAGATCGCGAAGTCGAAGGCCGCGGCCGGGCCGGTGGTCGCGTGGGTGGTGCTCGTGACGCTGATCCCGGTCGTGGGCGCGATCGTGTGGTTCGCGATCGGGCGGCGGTCGCTGCGCGACAGCGGTTCGGCGGGCGGGGCGGCGGGCTAG
- a CDS encoding DUF2510 domain-containing protein — MNPPAGWYADPVSPGIVRYWDGAAWTEHTAPHEPAPVSTSPFAGAGSQAAGYGVASQAADFQTSYRDPNGYVPLQSQSPYAGPQYVVAVPPKNSKATRALVWGIICLVINPFALPSILAITFGAQSRTTAEQMERAGIADSGRGRATAGLVLGCIGAAFFVLWMLYYISQVILPRVSG; from the coding sequence ATGAACCCTCCCGCCGGCTGGTACGCCGACCCTGTCTCCCCGGGAATCGTCCGCTACTGGGACGGCGCTGCGTGGACGGAGCACACCGCCCCGCACGAGCCCGCGCCGGTCAGCACGTCGCCCTTCGCCGGCGCCGGCAGCCAGGCGGCCGGCTACGGGGTCGCTTCGCAGGCAGCCGACTTCCAGACCTCGTATCGCGATCCGAACGGGTACGTTCCCCTTCAGTCGCAGTCCCCGTACGCGGGCCCGCAGTACGTCGTCGCCGTTCCCCCGAAGAACAGCAAGGCGACCCGGGCGCTCGTCTGGGGGATCATCTGCCTGGTCATCAACCCGTTCGCGCTGCCGTCGATCCTCGCGATCACGTTCGGCGCGCAGTCGCGCACCACGGCCGAGCAGATGGAGCGAGCCGGCATCGCGGACTCCGGCCGCGGTCGGGCCACGGCCGGACTCGTCCTGGGCTGCATCGGCGCCGCGTTCTTCGTGCTGTGGATGCTGTACTACATCAGCCAGGTCATCCTGCCCCGCGTGAGCGGCTAG
- a CDS encoding PadR family transcriptional regulator — MSGTFTGGGGWGNMNADGLFQAFDQLRSQFEKKVGTRMGRGDVRSAVLALLAEKPMHGYQIIREIEERSGGSWKPSAGSVYPTLQLLADEGLITAEESNGRKTYALTEEGKAAAEEAGPAPWAPEEKSETTSPPWGPGNWSGGHNPFDSELPKAGMALAQAAAQVRRTGTPEQVKEAAAVLDEARRKLYSILAQDAQD, encoded by the coding sequence ATGAGCGGAACATTCACCGGTGGTGGCGGCTGGGGCAACATGAATGCCGACGGTCTCTTCCAGGCGTTCGACCAGCTCCGGTCGCAGTTCGAGAAGAAGGTCGGCACGCGGATGGGGCGCGGCGACGTCCGTTCCGCCGTGCTCGCGCTGCTGGCCGAGAAGCCCATGCACGGGTACCAGATCATCCGGGAGATCGAGGAGCGCAGCGGCGGGAGCTGGAAGCCGTCCGCCGGGTCCGTGTATCCGACCCTCCAGCTGCTGGCCGACGAGGGGCTCATCACGGCCGAGGAGTCCAACGGGCGCAAGACGTATGCGCTCACCGAGGAGGGCAAGGCAGCGGCCGAGGAGGCCGGCCCTGCCCCGTGGGCGCCTGAGGAGAAGAGCGAGACCACGAGCCCGCCCTGGGGTCCGGGCAACTGGAGCGGCGGGCACAACCCGTTCGACTCCGAGCTTCCGAAGGCCGGCATGGCGCTCGCGCAGGCCGCCGCCCAGGTGCGGCGCACGGGAACGCCCGAGCAGGTGAAGGAGGCCGCCGCGGTCCTCGACGAGGCGCGACGGAAGCTGTACTCGATCCTCGCCCAGGACGCCCAGGACTGA
- a CDS encoding ABC1 kinase family protein, with protein sequence MAAPDAAGSGATTTPGTNTRTAAVAGSGNTRARYRRILRFAAANLIHIWWYDLFLPRIGLGRFSERGRTKRLTAFARRFHDLAVELGGLMIKVGQFMSSRLDVLPPEITKELEGLQDEVPAVPFDAIRRLAEAELGMPLERVFDSIDPVPVAAASLGQAHRARLAEQDRSDTGLDTVVVKVQRPGIDAIVDVDLAALRRVGGWLKRVRVVADRVDMPALVEEFAATSLEEIDYLHEARSAARFAEDFTHDPRVAVPEVVWERTTRRVLTLEDVTAIKITDVQALRAAGIDPAHVAPVFASVMFDQLFTNGFFHADPHPGNIFVTPDPALAADGMDVTTAHPWKLTFIDFGMMGEVPEGTRRGLRKLLIAAAGRDGKGLVDAMRDVGVLLPTSDTSELERAMTQLFARFGGMGFAQLREVDQREFRDFAIQFGDVIRSLPFQLPEHFLLIVRAMSLTSGVSSALDPEFNLWDSIEPYATQLLRDESGNIVQDALKEAASIAGVAVRLPKRLDGLVNRIEEGNFSVKTPALDQRIGRLERVTRRLIAAVLFSGFLVAGAVLLPTVLPFGIVLMSVSAVPLVYVLVGGRRH encoded by the coding sequence GTGGCGGCGCCCGACGCGGCCGGATCAGGCGCGACGACGACACCAGGCACGAACACCAGGACAGCAGCAGTAGCGGGCTCCGGCAACACCAGGGCCCGCTACCGCCGCATCCTGCGGTTCGCCGCGGCCAACCTCATCCACATCTGGTGGTACGACCTCTTCCTTCCTCGCATCGGGCTGGGCCGCTTCAGTGAGCGCGGGCGGACCAAGCGGCTCACCGCGTTCGCGCGGCGGTTCCACGACCTCGCCGTCGAGCTCGGCGGGCTCATGATCAAGGTCGGGCAGTTCATGTCGTCGCGGCTCGACGTCCTCCCTCCGGAGATCACGAAAGAGCTCGAAGGGCTGCAGGACGAGGTGCCCGCGGTCCCGTTCGACGCCATCAGGCGGCTCGCGGAGGCGGAGCTCGGGATGCCGCTGGAGCGCGTCTTCGACAGCATCGACCCGGTTCCCGTCGCGGCGGCCTCCCTCGGGCAGGCGCACCGGGCGCGGCTCGCGGAGCAGGACAGAAGCGACACCGGGCTCGACACGGTCGTGGTCAAGGTGCAGCGGCCGGGCATCGACGCGATCGTCGACGTCGACCTCGCCGCGCTGCGGCGAGTGGGCGGCTGGCTGAAGCGGGTGCGCGTGGTGGCCGACCGGGTGGACATGCCGGCGCTGGTGGAGGAGTTCGCGGCGACGAGCCTGGAGGAGATCGACTACCTCCACGAGGCCAGGAGCGCGGCGCGGTTCGCGGAGGACTTCACCCACGACCCGCGCGTGGCGGTCCCGGAGGTCGTCTGGGAGCGCACCACGCGCCGCGTGCTCACGCTCGAGGACGTGACGGCGATCAAGATCACCGATGTGCAGGCGCTGCGAGCCGCAGGCATCGACCCGGCGCACGTGGCGCCGGTGTTCGCCTCCGTGATGTTCGACCAGCTCTTCACGAACGGGTTCTTCCACGCCGACCCGCACCCGGGCAACATCTTCGTCACGCCCGATCCCGCGCTCGCCGCCGACGGGATGGACGTGACCACCGCGCACCCGTGGAAGCTGACGTTCATCGACTTCGGGATGATGGGGGAGGTCCCCGAGGGAACGCGGCGCGGCCTCCGCAAGCTGCTCATCGCGGCGGCGGGGCGCGACGGCAAGGGGCTCGTGGACGCGATGCGCGACGTCGGGGTGCTGCTGCCGACCTCCGACACGTCCGAGCTCGAGCGGGCGATGACCCAGCTCTTCGCGCGGTTCGGCGGGATGGGGTTCGCGCAGCTCCGGGAGGTCGACCAGCGGGAGTTCCGCGACTTCGCCATCCAGTTCGGCGACGTGATCCGGTCGCTGCCGTTCCAGCTTCCGGAGCACTTCCTCCTCATCGTGCGGGCGATGTCGCTGACCTCCGGGGTGAGCAGCGCGCTCGACCCGGAGTTCAACCTGTGGGACTCGATCGAGCCCTACGCGACGCAGCTGCTGCGCGACGAGAGCGGCAACATCGTGCAGGACGCGCTGAAGGAGGCCGCCTCGATCGCGGGCGTGGCCGTCCGGCTGCCGAAACGGCTCGACGGGCTGGTCAACCGCATCGAGGAGGGCAACTTCTCGGTGAAGACACCCGCGCTCGACCAGCGGATCGGGCGGCTCGAACGCGTCACCCGGCGGCTGATCGCGGCGGTGCTGTTCAGCGGGTTCCTGGTCGCGGGTGCCGTGCTGCTGCCGACGGTGCTGCCGTTCGGCATCGTGCTGATGAGCGTCTCGGCGGTGCCGTTGGTCTACGTGCTCGTGGGCGGTCGCCGGCACTAG